The Kribbella sp. HUAS MG21 genome includes the window CGCGCGGTCGCCGATCGCTTCCTTGACCGCCTGGATCAGCTGGACCTTCTCCTGGTCCGACGTGGTCGGCGCCTCGCCGGTGGTCCCGTTCAGCACCAGGGCGTCGTTGCCGCCGTCGACGAGGTACGTCGCGACCTTCTGGGCGGCGTCCAGGTCGAGCGAGCCGTCGGGCCGGAACGGGGTGATCATCGCGGTCGTCAGCCGGCCGAAAGGCAGTGCCGCGGACGCGGCCGCGGACGGGGCCGACGAGGGCGAGGTTACTGGCGAGGACATGGGCCTCAGATTACCGCTCCCGAACCCTCGAGAAATGGGTAGGCCTGGTGGCTGTCCGCTCGGGGGTCCGGGCAGCCACCAGGCTCACTCGTCCTATCGGGGCCCGCCCGGTAGGCGTTACAGCTTCCGGCAAAAAAGTCCGGAAAAACTTCTGCAAATACTCTCCGTGATCTACTCGCCACGTTCAGTGGATAATCGAATGACTTCCGGGACCGCTAACCTCTTCCGCGTGTCGACACCTGCTGCCAGCCCCGCCACGCCCGCCGCCCGCCAGACCCTGACGATGGTCTGCGCCACGATGGCCGCGGCGATCCCGCTCATCACCCTGGTCCTGTGGTTCGTCCTCGCCGTCGACGGGATCGGCGAGTTCCCGGCGAGCTGGCCGCCGCTGGTCGTGCTCGCGGCCGCGGTCGGGGCGTACTCGATCTGCGAGCTGATCGGTTTCCGCACTCCCCCGCTCGAGTACTCCAACCGCCCCGCGGCCGAGATCCAGGCCGACTCGTGGCGCCGGTTCACCGCGTCGACGTTCACCCGGTTCGCGGTCTGCGAAGCGGTGTTCATGATCTCCGTCGCGCTCGCGTTCGTCGCGCAGAGCTTCTGGGTGGTGCTGATCGGCGCGGTCCTCGCACTCCCGCTGTTCTTCTGGGAGGCCTGGCCGGGCGACCGCAACCAGCGCCGCTTCGCCGCGGCGCTCGAGGCTCGCGGCGTCCCGTCGTACCTGACTGGCCGGCTGCAGGACTAGTTGCCGGCGAGCCACACGGACGTCGCGTCGAACAGTTGCCGCACTGCCTGGTACGCCCCAGGCAGGAGCAGTACGGCGCCGACGCTCAGCGCGGGCACGATCACCAGGCGCTCGAACCAGTGGCCGGTGCTGAAGCGGAGCGGCTTCGGGAGGCGGAGCTCGTACCAGGTCTCGCCGCGGAACGGCAGCGGCCAGAGCCACGGGCAGCCGGAGCGGGTGAGGCTGTCGCCCAGGCAGTGCACGAACATCCCGACGGCGACCGCCGCACCGATCCAGCCGCCGATCTGGGTCAGGCCTGCCTGCAGCGCGTCGGCGGCCGCCGTACCGGGCAGGGCTGTGAGGGGTTGGGTGGTGCCGAGGACGGACCAGCCGGCCGCGCCGAGTACGGCGAGGATGATCCAGTCACCGAGTACGTCCGCGGCCAGGACCAGGCCGGTAACCGCGACCGCGAGGACCGCCCATTTGCCGCGGTCGCCGAGGCTGGCGGCGAGCATGCCGAGCAGAACCGCGGCGACCAGGGTGTGGGTGGCGTGGCGGTGTTTCCCTGTGCTGTCCTCGTCGCGCGGGCCCTTCGTCAGGTTGTAGAGGAGGCCGGAGAGCGCCCGCACCACTCCCGACACCAGGCGCGTCAGCGGGCCGAGCAGGCGGGACGCGCTCGCACCCGGGTGATCCAGGTCCGGCACCAGCGCGTACCCGGCCGTGGCCGCCGCGAACGGCACCACCTCGGCGACCGAGGTCAGCCCGACCAGCGGCGCCACCGCCAGCCCGGCACACCACCCCGACAACGCATGCGACCGCCCCATCATGGCGCCTCACTCCCTCCACCCGAGCCCACATCCTCCCCCACACACCCCACCAGCCCCACCAGCCACGCGGATGCCCGCGCGAGGTTGCCCCCTCAGCTGGAGGGTTGCCCCCTGAAAATTCCAGTGGGCAACCCTCCAGTTCGAGGCATGCCCCCTGAGGTGGAGGGTTGTGCGGAGAGGTGAGCGGGACCGCTTTGCATAATCATGCAGGAGGGTGCATACTTTTCCTGTGTCCAAGGTGCTTACTTCTTTGCCGGTCGGTGAGCGGGTCGGGATCGCCTTCTCGGGTGGTCTCGACACGTCGGTTGCGGTTGCGTGGATGCGGGACAAGGGTGCGGTCCCGTGCACGTACACCGCTGATCTCGGGCAGTACGACGAGCCCGACATCGCGTCGGTCCCCGGCCGTGCGACGGCGTACGGCGCGGAGATCACCCGACTGGTGGACTGCCGCGCGGCGCTCGTCGAGGAAGGGCTCGCGGCGCTGGCCTGCGGCGCGTTCCACATCCGCTCGGCCGGCCGGACGTACTTCAACACCACCCCGATCGGGCGGGCGGTGACCGGCACGCTGCTGGTCCGGGCGATGCTCGACGACGACGTCCAGATCTGGGGCGACGGCTCGACGTTCAAGGGCAACGACATCGAGCGGTTCTACCGCTACGGCCTGCTGGCGAACCCGCAGCTGCGGATCTACAAGCCGTGGCTGGACGCGCAGTTCGTGCACGAGCTCGGCGGCCGGAAGGAGATGTCCGAGTGGCTGGTCGCGCACGGCCTGCCCTACCGGGACAGCACCGAGAAGGCGTACTCCACCGACGCGAACATCTGGGGCGCCACCCACGAGGCGAAGACGCTCGAGCACCTCGACACCGGGGTGGAGACCGTCGACCCGATCATGGGCGTCGCGCACTGGGACCCGGCGGTCGAGATCCACGCCGAGGACGTCACGATCGGCTTCGAGCAGGGCCGGCCGGTGACGATCAACGGC containing:
- a CDS encoding metal-dependent hydrolase, which codes for MMGRSHALSGWCAGLAVAPLVGLTSVAEVVPFAAATAGYALVPDLDHPGASASRLLGPLTRLVSGVVRALSGLLYNLTKGPRDEDSTGKHRHATHTLVAAVLLGMLAASLGDRGKWAVLAVAVTGLVLAADVLGDWIILAVLGAAGWSVLGTTQPLTALPGTAAADALQAGLTQIGGWIGAAVAVGMFVHCLGDSLTRSGCPWLWPLPFRGETWYELRLPKPLRFSTGHWFERLVIVPALSVGAVLLLPGAYQAVRQLFDATSVWLAGN
- the argG gene encoding argininosuccinate synthase, with the protein product MSKVLTSLPVGERVGIAFSGGLDTSVAVAWMRDKGAVPCTYTADLGQYDEPDIASVPGRATAYGAEITRLVDCRAALVEEGLAALACGAFHIRSAGRTYFNTTPIGRAVTGTLLVRAMLDDDVQIWGDGSTFKGNDIERFYRYGLLANPQLRIYKPWLDAQFVHELGGRKEMSEWLVAHGLPYRDSTEKAYSTDANIWGATHEAKTLEHLDTGVETVDPIMGVAHWDPAVEIHAEDVTIGFEQGRPVTINGKEFGTAVDLVLEANAIGGRHGLGMSDQIENRVIEAKSRGIYEAPGMALLHTAYERLVNAIHNEDTLATYHTEGRKLGRLMYEGRWLDPQSLMLRESLQRWVGTAVTGEVTLRLRRGEDYSILDTTGPALSYHPDKLSMERIEDSAFGPVDRIGQLTMRNLDIADSRAKLEQYAGLGMFGSANPALASSTDLIGELPTGGAEAIASRGEATEEDELLDRAAMESGTD